From Thalassoglobus sp. JC818, the proteins below share one genomic window:
- a CDS encoding ROK family protein produces MPEIFAGVDVGGTTVKCALADQDGNVLREGTIDTDSHYGPNEVLRRIGDLVLKLAGESGGAELAALGMGLPGLVDLHAGETRYLPNMTTHWKNIPVSAILSEQIKCRVLLLNDVRTATLGELTFREGPPANTMVFIAIGTGIGGGVVIDGKLRLGPLGAAGELGHQTIDRTGPLCGCGNHGCLETLASGTALAAEGIRLMLMGLAPNLHDLVDGDPARVDVEMMGQVAEQDDAVRDAILNAASDIAIGVANVVTTVHPDLVVIGGGVANLGPLLLERIREDVETRVGRLFPVDDIRIEKSQLGSKAGVLGAVALAIHGFPE; encoded by the coding sequence ATGCCTGAGATTTTTGCAGGTGTCGACGTTGGAGGAACGACGGTCAAATGTGCCCTCGCGGATCAGGATGGAAACGTCCTGCGTGAGGGCACGATTGATACCGATTCTCATTACGGTCCGAACGAAGTCCTGAGACGCATCGGTGATCTCGTCCTGAAACTCGCAGGAGAATCGGGAGGGGCTGAACTCGCTGCGCTCGGTATGGGACTTCCGGGACTCGTCGATCTCCACGCTGGCGAAACACGTTACCTTCCGAACATGACAACGCACTGGAAGAACATTCCAGTCTCGGCGATTCTCTCTGAGCAGATAAAGTGTCGTGTTCTGCTTCTCAATGACGTACGAACTGCAACACTCGGTGAGCTGACCTTTCGAGAAGGACCTCCCGCCAACACGATGGTGTTCATTGCGATCGGAACCGGCATCGGTGGTGGTGTCGTCATTGATGGCAAGCTGCGCTTAGGACCGCTCGGAGCTGCAGGAGAGCTGGGGCACCAGACGATCGACCGGACAGGTCCTCTGTGTGGATGCGGGAATCACGGATGTCTCGAGACTCTCGCGAGTGGTACTGCTCTCGCTGCCGAAGGAATTCGGTTGATGTTGATGGGGCTCGCACCGAACCTGCATGACTTGGTGGATGGAGATCCTGCGAGAGTGGACGTCGAGATGATGGGCCAAGTCGCTGAACAGGATGACGCGGTTCGTGATGCAATTCTCAATGCGGCTTCGGACATCGCTATTGGCGTTGCGAATGTCGTGACGACTGTCCATCCGGATCTTGTGGTCATCGGAGGGGGAGTTGCGAATCTCGGTCCGCTTCTACTCGAACGTATCAGAGAAGATGTCGAAACGCGTGTCGGAAGACTGTTTCCAGTCGACGATATCCGGATTGAAAAGTCCCAGTTGGGTTCAAAAGCCGGTGTTCTCGGAGCCGTCGCACTGGCCATTCATGGATTCCCGGAGTAA
- a CDS encoding DoxX family protein has product MSSKNLRIVGWVLSILLVAFLIFGSAMGKFTEWEGKAEMFDKMGWKQEVMHTVGIVEVVIAILFLIPHTAFVAAILLAGYLGGATATHVRIEDSFLFPIIIGVVAWIALGLRQPDVFRLAFRGPNASSEQASKTEADKS; this is encoded by the coding sequence ATGAGTTCGAAGAACCTCCGAATTGTGGGATGGGTCCTGAGTATTCTTCTGGTGGCGTTTCTGATTTTTGGAAGCGCAATGGGGAAGTTTACGGAATGGGAAGGCAAAGCGGAGATGTTCGACAAGATGGGCTGGAAGCAGGAAGTGATGCATACCGTCGGCATCGTCGAAGTTGTGATCGCGATCCTGTTCCTCATTCCTCATACGGCGTTCGTCGCTGCCATTCTGCTCGCTGGCTACCTCGGCGGAGCGACTGCGACGCATGTGCGGATTGAAGATTCGTTTCTCTTTCCCATCATCATCGGAGTTGTGGCCTGGATCGCTCTGGGATTGCGTCAACCGGATGTCTTCCGACTTGCTTTCCGCGGGCCGAACGCCAGCAGTGAACAAGCTTCTAAAACAGAAGCCGACAAAAGCTAA
- the speA gene encoding biosynthetic arginine decarboxylase has protein sequence MPNMIDSANSWTTNDSNDLYEVNRWGNGFFSIGPNGHLLVHPDRNSDRNIDLKELIDRLQVRGLDLPILLRFNGILKERLTEIRDVFAKAIKENEYKGRYACVYPIKVNQQREVVEKIVEYGREYGFGLEAGSKPELLAVVAMTDPSMPIICNGFKDDEFIEMAMLAQKIGRTVLPVVEKYTELERILKIAKQVGVRPRIGMRVKLAARGAGRWQSSGGYRSKFGLTVSEILKGLELLESQGMQDCFKLLHFHLGSQITNIRQVKAAITEASRVYVDLARRGAGLEYLDVGGGLGVDYDGSQTNFQSSMNYTLQEYANDVIYHVQTVCDETGVDHPIILSESGRAIAAFHSALIFGTLGVTRQGDVEAIPPELPDDYEQPLHDLMLTYNELTQRNVQESFHDGQQAIDMAMSLFSGGYLPLEQRVLAENLFFAICRKITRLLEELDYIPEELTSLPGMLSDLFFCNFSLFQSMPDSWAIKQLFPVMPIHRLEEKPSRHAVLCDITCDSDGKIDTFIDRRDVKKTLRLHEFDGSPYYLGAFLIGAYQEILGDLHNLFGDTNTIHVDLDENGRVTLESIIKGETVSEVLEYVQFNGRELIDRLQMATEAAVREGLIDNAEAGRLIKFYEEGLNGYTYLEGLQE, from the coding sequence CTGCCCAATATGATCGATTCTGCAAACTCCTGGACCACAAACGACTCGAACGATCTGTACGAAGTCAACAGGTGGGGCAACGGCTTCTTTTCCATCGGTCCAAACGGTCACCTGCTCGTGCACCCGGACCGCAATTCCGATCGAAACATTGATCTCAAAGAGTTGATCGATCGACTCCAGGTCAGAGGTCTCGATTTGCCGATTCTGCTCAGATTTAACGGCATTCTGAAAGAACGTCTGACCGAAATTCGCGACGTCTTCGCCAAAGCGATCAAAGAGAATGAATACAAAGGCCGATACGCCTGCGTTTACCCGATCAAGGTGAACCAGCAGCGTGAAGTCGTTGAGAAAATCGTCGAATACGGTCGGGAATATGGATTCGGACTCGAAGCAGGAAGCAAACCGGAGTTGCTGGCTGTCGTTGCCATGACTGATCCGTCAATGCCGATCATCTGCAACGGCTTCAAGGACGACGAGTTCATCGAAATGGCGATGCTCGCGCAGAAGATCGGACGAACAGTTTTGCCGGTCGTTGAGAAATACACCGAGCTGGAACGCATTCTCAAAATCGCCAAGCAGGTTGGTGTCCGTCCACGAATTGGAATGCGCGTGAAACTGGCTGCTCGCGGAGCAGGAAGATGGCAATCTTCAGGTGGATACCGTTCGAAATTTGGTCTGACCGTCAGCGAGATCCTCAAAGGTCTCGAGTTACTGGAGAGTCAGGGAATGCAGGATTGCTTTAAGCTGCTGCACTTCCATCTCGGCAGCCAAATCACAAACATCCGACAGGTCAAAGCTGCCATTACGGAAGCCAGTCGCGTGTATGTTGATCTCGCTCGACGCGGAGCCGGACTTGAATATCTCGACGTCGGGGGTGGACTTGGTGTCGACTACGATGGCTCACAGACCAACTTCCAGTCGAGTATGAACTACACTCTTCAGGAATATGCGAACGACGTAATCTATCACGTACAGACCGTCTGTGATGAGACCGGTGTCGATCATCCGATCATTCTTTCAGAGAGTGGTCGAGCAATTGCAGCTTTTCATAGTGCTCTCATCTTTGGAACTTTGGGTGTGACTCGACAGGGAGATGTCGAAGCGATTCCGCCTGAGCTTCCGGATGACTACGAGCAACCACTTCACGATTTGATGCTGACGTACAATGAGCTGACTCAGCGAAACGTTCAGGAAAGCTTTCACGATGGACAGCAAGCCATCGACATGGCGATGAGCCTGTTCAGCGGCGGATACTTGCCGCTCGAACAAAGAGTGCTTGCAGAAAATCTCTTCTTCGCCATCTGTCGAAAAATCACACGGCTTCTCGAAGAGCTCGATTACATTCCCGAGGAACTGACATCGCTGCCGGGAATGCTTTCTGATTTGTTCTTCTGCAACTTCTCGCTGTTCCAATCGATGCCCGACAGCTGGGCCATCAAACAACTTTTCCCGGTCATGCCGATTCATCGGCTGGAGGAAAAACCAAGTCGGCATGCGGTGCTCTGCGACATCACCTGTGATTCAGACGGCAAGATCGACACGTTCATCGATCGTCGCGATGTCAAGAAGACGCTGCGTCTGCACGAGTTCGATGGCTCCCCATATTACCTCGGAGCTTTTCTGATCGGAGCTTATCAGGAAATTCTCGGCGACCTTCACAACCTGTTTGGGGACACCAACACGATTCATGTCGATCTCGACGAGAACGGCAGAGTCACGCTGGAGTCGATCATCAAAGGTGAGACCGTCAGCGAAGTCTTAGAATACGTGCAGTTCAACGGACGTGAGCTCATCGATCGACTTCAAATGGCGACCGAAGCCGCCGTTCGAGAAGGACTCATCGATAACGCCGAAGCTGGCCGCTTGATCAAATTCTACGAGGAAGGGCTCAACGGCTACACTTACCTTGAAGGACTTCAAGAGTAG
- a CDS encoding sugar phosphate isomerase/epimerase family protein produces the protein MIPSLERRQFLQGTAALAASALLPQFALSADKKPLYQISLAQWSLHKAIFDKKIDNLDFAKIAKTEFDIHAIEYVNQFFFEKAKDESYLADMKKRAADNGVQSLLIMVDREGQLGDPDKNKRAQTVDNHKKWVEAAKFLGCHSIRVNAASRGTYDEQIEYAADGLAQLTDFAKPLGLNILVENHGGLSSNAAWLSTVMERVADPHCGTLPDFGNFRISDDNWYDRYQGVEELMPFAQAVSAKSYDFDENGNDTRTDFLKVMKIVLDAGYRGFVGIEYEGHQLDEYAGIRATKKLLEKVRDELAGDYA, from the coding sequence ATGATTCCATCGCTCGAACGACGGCAGTTTCTTCAGGGAACTGCAGCACTCGCAGCTTCTGCTCTTCTCCCGCAATTCGCACTGTCAGCGGATAAGAAGCCGCTCTATCAGATCTCTCTCGCTCAATGGTCACTCCACAAGGCCATTTTCGACAAGAAGATTGATAACCTCGACTTCGCAAAAATCGCGAAGACCGAGTTCGATATTCATGCGATCGAGTACGTGAATCAGTTCTTCTTCGAAAAAGCCAAAGACGAATCGTACCTGGCGGACATGAAGAAGCGGGCTGCCGACAACGGTGTGCAGAGTCTGCTGATCATGGTTGATCGAGAAGGACAACTCGGCGATCCAGACAAGAACAAACGTGCTCAGACTGTCGACAATCACAAGAAGTGGGTCGAAGCTGCCAAATTCCTCGGTTGCCATTCGATTCGAGTCAACGCAGCCAGCCGTGGAACATACGACGAGCAGATCGAGTACGCCGCCGACGGGCTTGCTCAGCTGACTGACTTCGCAAAGCCTCTCGGACTGAACATTCTCGTTGAGAACCATGGTGGGCTTTCCTCCAACGCAGCCTGGCTCTCGACAGTCATGGAACGTGTCGCCGATCCACATTGCGGCACGCTTCCAGATTTCGGAAACTTCCGCATCAGTGACGACAACTGGTACGACCGATACCAGGGTGTTGAAGAGTTGATGCCGTTTGCTCAAGCGGTCAGTGCCAAGTCCTACGACTTCGATGAAAACGGAAACGACACCAGAACGGACTTCCTGAAGGTCATGAAGATCGTGCTGGACGCCGGGTATCGCGGTTTCGTCGGGATCGAGTACGAAGGACATCAGCTCGACGAATACGCAGGAATCCGAGCAACGAAGAAGCTGCTCGAAAAAGTTCGTGATGAATTGGCAGGGGACTATGCCTGA
- a CDS encoding Mur ligase family protein — MTASHFSRDSASQSSIDGDSIASFRLRERLFPESPEALIPSIHFVGVCGSGMKSLVDVICDAGWHMTGSDFSQNENTWKELRRRNLFRLQDVSDWNTRVSCNLLIYSAAVPESDRFRQLAYENNVPQLSYVEALARITNSSDGIAVCGTHGKSSTTSLLSHFMQAAGVHATTFCGAQQVSDGRSGRLGLDDVVIVEACEFREHFLQFQPKQICLLGIEPDHFDCFPTLNHAIGAYDRFIQSLPANGTLTVNWDCKASRDLALQYESNQQGRVVSYALSNPAATWTAHRDGRSVLIYESGQKVLEGSFPLPGEHALRNLLAAIATLSASVRVDERIASSIQEYRGLKRRFEVVREISERVVIDDFAHHPTEVRVTLETARRHYPDSHLVCYFQPHQVSRTRALLHEFAHSLQLANEVFVLPIYAARETISELQETTAKELANLVAQLGTKSEFLTSLDPIRTRLETTPLTKELIITLGAGDIAQIHDDRT; from the coding sequence TTGACCGCCTCTCATTTTTCGCGAGATTCCGCCTCTCAATCGTCGATTGATGGGGATTCCATCGCTTCGTTCCGACTGCGAGAGCGACTTTTCCCGGAATCACCGGAGGCCCTGATTCCCTCAATTCACTTCGTCGGAGTCTGCGGATCGGGCATGAAATCACTTGTCGATGTCATCTGCGACGCAGGCTGGCACATGACTGGAAGTGATTTTTCTCAGAACGAGAACACCTGGAAGGAACTTCGAAGGCGGAATCTGTTCCGTCTTCAAGACGTTTCTGACTGGAACACCCGCGTGTCCTGCAATCTCCTCATTTACAGTGCCGCTGTTCCGGAGTCGGACCGTTTTCGTCAACTAGCCTATGAGAACAATGTTCCTCAGCTCTCATATGTTGAGGCACTGGCGCGGATCACAAACTCATCGGACGGAATAGCCGTTTGCGGAACTCATGGGAAGAGTTCTACCACTAGCCTGCTCAGCCATTTCATGCAGGCTGCCGGAGTGCATGCGACAACATTCTGCGGCGCTCAACAAGTTTCTGACGGCCGAAGCGGTCGCTTGGGTCTCGACGATGTCGTCATCGTTGAAGCCTGCGAATTTCGGGAGCATTTCCTTCAGTTTCAACCGAAACAGATCTGCCTGCTCGGCATTGAACCCGATCACTTCGACTGTTTTCCAACACTCAATCACGCGATCGGAGCCTACGATCGCTTCATCCAGTCACTCCCAGCGAACGGAACTCTAACTGTCAATTGGGACTGCAAAGCATCTCGCGACCTGGCTCTCCAATACGAGAGCAATCAACAGGGGCGGGTTGTTTCCTATGCTCTGTCAAATCCGGCTGCAACCTGGACAGCACATCGCGATGGTCGCAGCGTTTTGATCTACGAAAGCGGACAAAAAGTTCTCGAGGGGTCGTTTCCGTTGCCGGGCGAACACGCTCTAAGAAATCTTCTTGCAGCTATCGCAACCTTGAGTGCATCGGTTCGCGTTGATGAGCGAATTGCGAGTTCAATTCAGGAGTATCGCGGCCTGAAACGAAGATTCGAAGTCGTTCGTGAAATCTCTGAACGTGTGGTCATCGACGACTTCGCCCATCATCCAACGGAAGTTCGTGTCACCTTGGAGACAGCGCGTCGACATTATCCCGACTCTCACCTCGTGTGTTATTTTCAGCCGCATCAAGTCTCGCGAACACGTGCGTTGCTGCATGAATTCGCTCACTCGCTGCAATTGGCCAATGAGGTTTTCGTTCTTCCCATTTACGCTGCCCGCGAAACCATCTCCGAACTTCAAGAAACCACAGCGAAAGAACTGGCAAATCTCGTCGCCCAATTGGGGACGAAAAGTGAGTTTCTCACATCGCTTGACCCTATTCGCACAAGATTGGAGACTACCCCACTGACGAAGGAACTCATAATCACTTTAGGAGCGGGCGACATCGCTCAAATACACGATGACCGGACTTGA
- a CDS encoding c-type cytochrome domain-containing protein, whose translation MQSIGQRPRNEFGIAKGAGIFMIVRAFFESVFLNSQEHVVRHRSQSSEVTSSGNLSLRQEVKCLAVVVCAIFSLFMMSSEAFAELTTEHRREIASLKRTVSRVGSLLRRDRYEEAEETIDEVESRLEAIIEEAGISEDDRALASIQSEIERQKGLMDKSSGKAPKAKSEVSFIEDIAPIIDQKCLGCHGANNPRNGLRLDTFAGWRRGGQSGSLLIPGQPARSLLIARLSAPEGQGRMPARGEPLSKDEIMLVGQWIGQGAKLDFGSPQATLADLIYEHQKETLDVQIPKPTGTETVSFTQDMAPWMANLCLNCHNSRNKSGGLSVETFFDLMRGGDSGEVIIPGDMENSRFFRLVGGLELPRMPQGQGRITRQNYEDMKKWFAEGNTFDGADPRTNIRTYVRSEAEMLAEQFRSKTDEEMIAHRLERTTEQLRRSVPNDPRESVDTEHFLVVGNVSKDRLEEVAEDAEEHLSELHKMFGGEGLPWRGKLAIFVLKDRFSYDEFNQVVEMRRADQEMSGHSKVTASHEEAYIAFQDRGDDASDTPTTEQLLIEHLTGAYLKQSGTALPDWVVSGTGLMMSMKGVRTGPQVLQMKQTAASLVPTLGKPEDVFEDGSFSPATIGPVGFTLVQYLLDQGGPGKFARLIQGFRNGLNADRAFRDAYGADATQIARGYLASLRG comes from the coding sequence ATGCAATCGATCGGTCAGCGGCCCAGAAATGAATTCGGAATCGCCAAAGGTGCAGGCATTTTCATGATCGTTAGAGCGTTTTTTGAATCGGTCTTCTTGAATTCGCAGGAGCACGTTGTGCGGCATCGATCTCAATCATCCGAAGTGACTTCTTCTGGAAATCTTTCGCTGCGGCAAGAGGTAAAATGCCTTGCTGTTGTCGTTTGCGCAATCTTCTCTCTGTTCATGATGTCTTCGGAAGCTTTTGCGGAATTGACGACCGAGCATCGGCGGGAGATTGCTTCTCTGAAACGGACTGTCTCTCGAGTCGGTTCTCTGCTCCGTCGAGACCGATACGAAGAAGCTGAAGAGACCATTGATGAAGTTGAGTCTCGACTCGAAGCGATCATTGAAGAAGCAGGTATCAGCGAAGATGACCGCGCGTTGGCTTCGATTCAATCGGAAATCGAGCGTCAAAAGGGGCTCATGGACAAATCGTCCGGAAAAGCACCGAAGGCAAAGTCCGAAGTCAGTTTCATCGAGGATATCGCTCCGATTATCGATCAGAAGTGCTTGGGGTGTCACGGTGCTAACAATCCAAGAAACGGCCTCCGCTTGGACACGTTCGCCGGTTGGAGACGAGGCGGACAGAGTGGAAGCTTGCTGATTCCGGGACAACCAGCCAGAAGCTTACTGATCGCACGGCTATCCGCTCCCGAGGGACAAGGCAGAATGCCAGCTCGAGGAGAACCTCTTTCCAAAGACGAAATTATGCTGGTTGGGCAGTGGATTGGTCAGGGGGCGAAACTCGACTTCGGAAGTCCACAGGCAACTCTCGCAGATTTGATCTACGAGCATCAGAAAGAAACTCTGGACGTTCAGATTCCAAAACCAACCGGGACTGAAACCGTTTCATTCACGCAAGATATGGCTCCCTGGATGGCGAATTTGTGCTTGAACTGTCACAACTCTCGAAACAAATCGGGAGGGCTGTCTGTTGAAACGTTCTTCGATCTGATGAGAGGTGGAGACAGCGGCGAGGTCATCATCCCGGGTGACATGGAGAACAGCAGGTTCTTCCGGCTCGTCGGAGGTCTTGAGCTTCCTCGAATGCCACAGGGGCAGGGACGAATTACACGTCAGAATTACGAAGACATGAAGAAGTGGTTCGCTGAGGGAAATACCTTCGATGGGGCGGACCCCAGAACGAACATTCGCACATACGTCCGATCTGAAGCAGAGATGCTTGCCGAACAGTTTCGTTCAAAAACCGATGAAGAAATGATCGCCCACCGGCTTGAGCGGACGACCGAACAACTGAGACGATCGGTCCCGAATGACCCTCGGGAAAGCGTCGACACAGAGCATTTTCTGGTCGTGGGTAACGTCAGCAAGGATCGCTTGGAAGAAGTCGCAGAGGATGCTGAAGAACATCTCTCTGAGTTACATAAGATGTTCGGAGGGGAAGGTCTTCCCTGGCGTGGAAAGCTGGCCATTTTTGTTCTGAAAGATCGTTTCAGCTACGACGAATTCAATCAGGTCGTCGAAATGCGTCGAGCCGATCAAGAGATGAGTGGACACTCCAAAGTGACCGCGTCGCATGAAGAGGCATACATCGCATTCCAGGATCGAGGTGATGATGCAAGCGATACCCCGACGACAGAGCAACTGCTGATCGAGCATCTGACGGGAGCTTACCTGAAACAGTCAGGAACAGCTCTTCCGGATTGGGTTGTCAGCGGGACCGGACTGATGATGTCGATGAAAGGTGTGCGAACAGGTCCGCAAGTTCTGCAAATGAAACAGACAGCTGCGAGTCTTGTTCCGACACTCGGAAAGCCGGAGGACGTCTTCGAAGACGGAAGCTTCTCGCCTGCGACGATCGGACCAGTTGGGTTCACTCTCGTCCAGTACCTCCTCGATCAAGGAGGGCCTGGAAAGTTTGCGAGACTGATTCAGGGATTCCGTAATGGGCTGAATGCCGATCGGGCGTTTCGAGATGCGTACGGGGCTGATGCGACTCAAATTGCTCGAGGATATCTAGCATCCTTACGTGGCTAA
- the thiO gene encoding glycine oxidase ThiO — protein MTDVVIVGGGVIGLTAAYELARRGMSVSVLEKNRVGQEASWAGAGMLPPGQIHGPQEIRELVRLSASLWPKLSQDLSERTGLDNGYRNSGSLQISLDDEQELLNQKQLWENENVPVEGLKGSELSEYAPGLSNRLTCGFALPTMSQVRNPRHVKALQAACLSAGVTIQENCSVDQIDSSGNQIEAVRAQGSVYSADQFLITTGAWTTQLLESVSVNFEVEPVRGQIVLLMTSPGTITHIVEDGRRYIVPRDDGHVLIGSTMEDVGFVKQTTEEGVASLMDFATSLFPGLKQAKFVQSWAGLRPRAVRGFPAIGAIDTFENLFVAAGHFRDGLCQSTATAVLISDLIEGVQPTIPVELFRPPVAVPPRL, from the coding sequence ATGACGGATGTCGTAATAGTCGGTGGCGGAGTGATCGGACTGACCGCAGCCTACGAACTGGCGCGTCGAGGCATGTCGGTCTCCGTTCTCGAGAAGAACCGAGTTGGTCAGGAAGCCTCATGGGCCGGAGCCGGAATGCTGCCACCGGGGCAGATCCATGGTCCTCAGGAAATCCGCGAACTCGTCCGTTTGTCCGCGTCTCTCTGGCCGAAGCTCTCTCAAGACCTCTCGGAGCGAACCGGCCTCGACAATGGATATCGAAATTCCGGTTCTTTGCAGATTTCGCTCGACGATGAGCAGGAGTTGCTCAATCAGAAACAACTCTGGGAGAACGAAAACGTTCCCGTGGAAGGGCTGAAAGGGAGCGAGCTGTCCGAATACGCACCGGGGTTGTCGAATCGACTCACCTGCGGTTTTGCATTGCCGACGATGTCACAGGTCCGAAACCCACGACATGTCAAAGCACTTCAGGCAGCGTGTCTGTCGGCTGGCGTGACCATTCAGGAAAACTGTTCCGTCGATCAGATCGATTCCAGTGGTAACCAAATTGAGGCAGTCCGGGCTCAGGGATCAGTTTACTCTGCCGATCAATTTCTGATTACAACGGGTGCCTGGACAACTCAGTTGCTGGAATCCGTCTCCGTCAATTTCGAAGTCGAGCCAGTGCGGGGGCAGATCGTTCTATTGATGACCAGTCCGGGAACAATCACTCACATTGTTGAAGATGGTCGACGGTACATCGTCCCTAGGGATGATGGACACGTATTGATCGGATCGACGATGGAGGATGTCGGATTCGTCAAGCAGACAACTGAAGAGGGAGTCGCGAGCCTCATGGATTTCGCGACCAGTCTTTTCCCCGGACTGAAGCAAGCCAAGTTTGTCCAATCATGGGCAGGTCTGCGTCCAAGAGCGGTTCGCGGATTCCCAGCGATCGGTGCGATCGACACCTTCGAAAACCTATTCGTCGCTGCCGGACATTTCCGCGACGGATTGTGTCAGTCAACGGCGACAGCGGTTCTGATTTCGGACCTCATCGAAGGCGTTCAACCAACCATTCCGGTGGAGTTGTTTCGACCGCCGGTTGCCGTTCCTCCTCGGCTGTGA
- a CDS encoding AAA family ATPase, whose product MVAAHVIDDLSDRILAGYPLLVTRTYEERRWEQEFQRLAADLGWNCVSWSMTGGVVADSKSSSAASETERVDPVAFLDQIQNDYASQHLFLLKDFHLCFDDPRVIRKLRDLVPVLPGQQKTLVLMGAVDNIPKEISKDVSMIDLPLPDGDDLHEILEAILNDPKSGIVASIQQSDREALVRSVLGLTADEARKAWVKSLRGADGVTDELFANLISEKRRFVQGASLLEFVALDEGIEDVGGLDGLKEWISNRSEAFSTDAKNRHIGNPKGVLLAGVQGCGKSLTARAIARMLKFPLIRMDLGDLLESGRGVSEQNLRDVLSTAETIAPAVLWIEEIDKAFAGFVGNESQDPTVSRIVGRFLTWLQEHTHPVFVVATANRIESLPPELLRRGRFDDLFFVDLPTYEERLAIFRIHLQKRGWNPEQFDLDAHSNATEGYSGAEIETLVNSAIIDSYAEKRILSDDDLQDSIERTVPLSITMEDEIFQLREWARTRCRPATLDHRVIRVMEEEARRGETPAAEAEEVLKWKQLAEYGQIPAAIIEFLRHHERVTWDVLLNEFADYTDVSGRYGLVFRSDPKVVVWTRMGRDLVDQLSDLIVRKRLYLHPCGEDLYQQASTPKLPVVSNFPDQRVQNPVWLPTELQLAPYVGGAGLYGRVARIKMGAPNS is encoded by the coding sequence ATGGTCGCTGCACATGTGATTGACGATTTGTCAGACCGAATCCTGGCTGGTTACCCGCTGTTGGTGACGCGGACTTACGAAGAGCGTCGATGGGAGCAGGAGTTTCAGCGACTGGCCGCAGACCTAGGATGGAACTGCGTCAGTTGGTCGATGACCGGCGGAGTCGTCGCTGACTCAAAGTCTTCAAGTGCAGCGTCGGAAACTGAGAGAGTCGATCCGGTTGCTTTTCTGGATCAAATCCAGAATGACTATGCGAGCCAACATCTGTTTCTGCTGAAGGACTTTCATCTCTGCTTCGACGATCCGCGAGTCATTCGCAAGCTGAGAGATCTGGTCCCGGTCCTTCCCGGTCAGCAAAAGACTCTTGTTCTCATGGGGGCCGTCGACAACATCCCGAAAGAGATTTCGAAAGACGTGTCGATGATCGACCTTCCACTCCCTGACGGAGACGATCTGCACGAGATACTTGAAGCGATCCTTAACGATCCAAAATCCGGCATTGTGGCATCGATCCAACAATCGGACCGGGAGGCTCTGGTCCGTTCAGTCCTCGGACTGACAGCTGACGAAGCTCGTAAAGCTTGGGTAAAGTCACTGCGCGGAGCAGATGGAGTGACGGACGAACTCTTCGCAAACCTGATTTCTGAAAAGCGACGATTCGTGCAAGGCGCCAGTTTGCTTGAGTTCGTTGCTCTCGATGAGGGAATTGAAGACGTCGGCGGATTGGATGGTCTTAAGGAATGGATTTCGAATCGATCGGAAGCCTTCTCAACTGATGCAAAGAACCGGCACATTGGGAATCCAAAAGGAGTCTTGCTGGCCGGTGTTCAAGGATGTGGAAAGAGTCTGACTGCTCGCGCGATTGCCAGAATGCTGAAATTTCCTCTGATTCGAATGGATCTCGGAGACCTGCTGGAATCGGGACGTGGTGTTTCAGAACAGAATTTGAGAGATGTGCTGTCGACCGCTGAAACGATCGCGCCGGCTGTGCTTTGGATCGAAGAAATCGACAAAGCCTTTGCAGGTTTTGTTGGCAATGAGTCACAGGATCCAACGGTCTCCCGCATCGTCGGACGGTTTCTGACATGGCTTCAGGAACATACGCATCCTGTTTTCGTCGTCGCCACCGCAAACCGTATCGAGTCACTCCCGCCCGAATTGTTGCGACGCGGACGTTTCGACGATTTGTTTTTCGTCGATTTGCCAACATACGAAGAACGGCTCGCCATCTTCAGGATTCACCTTCAAAAGCGAGGCTGGAATCCGGAGCAGTTTGATCTCGATGCCCACTCCAATGCGACAGAAGGATACAGCGGGGCTGAGATTGAAACGCTTGTGAACTCTGCGATTATCGACTCGTACGCGGAGAAGCGAATCCTTTCCGACGACGACTTGCAGGACTCAATTGAACGCACGGTTCCGCTGTCGATCACAATGGAGGATGAGATCTTCCAACTCCGTGAATGGGCGAGAACGCGCTGTCGACCGGCGACGCTTGATCATCGCGTGATTCGAGTCATGGAGGAAGAAGCCCGTCGCGGAGAAACGCCCGCTGCGGAAGCGGAAGAGGTGCTGAAGTGGAAGCAACTGGCCGAGTACGGGCAAATCCCTGCGGCCATCATCGAGTTTCTTCGGCACCACGAACGAGTGACGTGGGATGTTCTGCTGAATGAATTCGCTGACTACACAGACGTTTCCGGGCGATACGGACTCGTCTTCCGGTCCGATCCAAAAGTTGTCGTTTGGACACGGATGGGCCGCGACCTGGTCGACCAACTGAGCGATCTTATCGTCCGGAAACGGCTCTATCTTCATCCGTGTGGCGAAGACCTCTATCAGCAAGCTTCGACACCGAAACTGCCAGTGGTTTCCAATTTCCCCGATCAGCGTGTCCAGAACCCGGTCTGGCTCCCGACGGAATTGCAACTCGCTCCGTATGTGGGCGGGGCAGGGCTTTACGGACGAGTGGCCCGTATCAAGATGGGCGCGCCGAACTCCTGA